The Bacillota bacterium genomic interval AGGTGTTCGGGGCGGAAAGAAGCGACCCGGTTGCGCAGCACCAGGTGGTGATTGCGCTCGACCACAGCCACGGGATCCAGCTGTACGGCCTCGAGGCGGCGTATGGCTTCGAGCGCGCCGTCCTCGCCCCGAAGCTGCTCTCGCCACGGCGCGCCTTCCTTGTAAGGGGGGCGCCCTTTCGTCCAGCGCAGCAGGCCGCTGGCGGCGAGGATCAGGCGCCGGGCCGCGGCGGTCGTCACCGTGCGGGGAGGGTTACTATAGCGCATCTCGCTCAGCTCCTGCCGTGGAGTTCTCTCATGACCGCGCAACCACCTGATACGCCCTTTCCCTGCAGTGCCCTTCGGCGCGGGAGCGAGCTTCACTGAGAGCTATCCAACTGCTCGGCGGGGCCGGGCGGCTGCCGCTGTTTGAAAAGGGGCGGAGATGTGTCGGGGCTTGATGGCGGCGCCACCAGGTGGAACACGTGCCATTCCTCCTTGTTCGGGGGGCCGCCCTCTTCCGAGTGCCAGGTCCGGTAGGCCACGGTCAGGCGATGCAGCGCCTCGAATCGGTTAAGGCCGGTTTCCTCGGCCACCTCGCGGAGCAGGGCCTGCTCGATCGGCTCACCAGCCACCGTTCCCTTAGGATTGCGCAGGCTTTGGTCGTGTTGATTGCTGTGTCGGGTCGGGGTGAGACGGCGAATCTCACAACCTCCGCCCGCAAAGAGCGCGGGAAGGCAAGACATCCGGGGCAACCGATGGTCCACCCGCCCCGGCCCGGTGGTGCTGGCCGGCCACAGCGGTGAAGGTCCGGCGCTTTGCGCATGCTGGTCGACCCCGCGCACGACAGACCGAGGGCGGGTCGGAAGAGGCGGAGCGGCAAAGTCGCCCCGCCTCTCCGTGGCTCCGGGCTCACCGGCAGTTGGCGAGCGCCCCGCTGAGCTGCGCCGGCCCCGGGACGCTGGTCTGGGTGTTGACCGGCCGCACCAGCACCAACGCCCCGACCCTGAGGGGCGGGAGGTTGGCCAGGGTCCCGGCCCAGGTGGGTGGCGTTTCGGTGGTCGGCTGGAGCCGGAAGCGGAACTCCGTGCCAGCCTGGACCACGACCGCCTCGTACGCATCGAAGTTGTCCAGGTCAGAGGGGCTGGGTAGCGCGTGGGCGGCCACGGTGACCGCGAAGTTGGTTGGGCCCGGCGGAAGCAGCTGGCGCACCAGGGCCACGCCCACGGCGTTGGAGCCGGGCACGGGCACGACCTGCCTCAGGACCAGGCAGCACGGCACAGGCGGCGCCGCGACGCCCGGGATGCACAGCTTCTGGCCGGGGAAGATGAGGTTCGGGTTGGGAAGTTGCGGGTTGCAGGCGACGAGCTGGTCAAGCGGCACGTTCAGCTTGGTGGCGATGATGAACATGGTGTCGCCCGGTACGACCGTGTAGATGCCGCCCTGGCACTCGGGCCCGCAGACCGGGATGGCGCCGGTCGGCGTGCACAGCGCCTGGCCCGGGAAGATGAGATTGGGGTTGGGAACCTGCGGGTTGCACCCGATGAGGGCGTCTACGGAAACGTTGAGCTTGGTAGCGATGGTGAAGATGGTGTCTCCGGGCTGGACGGTGTAGATGCCGCCCTGGCAGTTGAGGCTGCACTGGGGTGCGCCAGGGATGCACAACTGCTGGCCGGGGAAGATGAGGGCCGGATTCGGAACCTGGGGATTGCACAGAATCAGGGCCTCCAGCGGCACGTTGAATCGGCGAGCGATGAAAAACATGGTGTCGCCTGGCCGGACGGTGTACACACCGCCCTGACAGCCGGGCCCACATGTGATGAGCGGCGCCGAGGTACCGAAGTCCTGATTGCCAGGAACCTCCATCCTGCAACGGCCTCCCTTGCCCGGGATGTCGGGGAAGTCCACAGCAGGATATGAACGGGAGGATCCTGAGCGGCAGGAACCGGATCCTGAAATACGCAGGAGCGGGCACGGTTCAAGGCGCTTCACGTCTCGGCGGAACAGGACCGCCTTCCGTACGCTGGCCAGCCCAAGCAGTTGCGCCACAAATAGCTCCCGGCCGGTGGCGAACCCACCATGCGGCGGCATGCCACGCCGGAACGCAAGGACATACGATTTCGAGCCCGCGGCCCCAGGAGTGGGACTCGAAGGCGGTCCTGGCTGTCCGAGCGAATAGGAGTCCGCGGAGGTAAACCATGCAACGGAGCGTTGGGCGGGCGCGTGGCATCGGGCAGACGGGCAGGTCGGCGGCAGCGTTGGCGGCCGCGGTGCTCAGCCTCGCGCTGGCGTTCACCGGCATCGGGTCGGGCTTGGCCCGAGCCGGGCCGGGTGCAGAGTTCATCGGTGAACTGGCCATCGACCTGTCGAGGGGCTTTGGGGTGCAGGTGCAACTGCTCCCGGAGGCGATCCCGTACCTGTTCCTCGACTACCACCGCAGCGCGCAGGTGCCGGGCACCAGCCTGGGGCTGCGGGGCGTGGTGCGCCACAGGCCGAGCCACATCCGGCTTGGGGCGGGGACAGGAGCCCGCATCGAGGATGGCACCGGCAACGTGGGCCCGTATGGGCTGCTCGGCATCGAGTGGTTCGTGCTCTTCTGGGAAAGCGAGTGGGTCTTCGACGGTGCGCCGCGGCGGGAGATCCGGAGTGGCGTGCGCCTGCGGTTCGGGGGCGGCAAGCCGGCCGAGGGCGAAGCTGGTAGCGGCCTTGAGGTCTGAGCGGGCATGATGAGCAATGCCGGTCTGAGGGCAGCGCTGCGGTGGCCCGACCTGCCCCCGCCCTACAACGGGGCGCTTCACGCCGCGCTGGACTTCATCCTCGAGCGGGCGGGTGCCGACCGCATCCTGGCCATCTACGCCACGGGCAGCGTGGTCCGCGGCGAAGGCGGCCCCCACAGCGACCTGGATGTTTTCGTGGTGCACGACAACCCCTGGCGCCAGCGCGTCCAGCGGCGCTTCGGAGGGGTGCCGGTGGAGCTGTTCTTCAACCCGCCGCACCGGGTTCGGCGCACCTTCGAGGAGGAGCGCAAGCGCCGCCGGCCGGCAGCGGCGCACATGATCGCCACGGGGTTCCCCGTGTACAAGTCGGGCCCCGAG includes:
- a CDS encoding NUDIX hydrolase is translated as MSCLPALFAGGGCEIRRLTPTRHSNQHDQSLRNPKGTVAGEPIEQALLREVAEETGLNRFEALHRLTVAYRTWHSEEGGPPNKEEWHVFHLVAPPSSPDTSPPLFKQRQPPGPAEQLDSSQ
- a CDS encoding nucleotidyltransferase domain-containing protein codes for the protein MSNAGLRAALRWPDLPPPYNGALHAALDFILERAGADRILAIYATGSVVRGEGGPHSDLDVFVVHDNPWRQRVQRRFGGVPVELFFNPPHRVRRTFEEERKRRRPAAAHMIATGFPVYKSGPEAATLRAGAQAVVDAGPPAVDADEANRARYLAVTLLEDGEDAAARDPAASLLLLARAVDVAVRYRYAVAGRWEPRDAEVVGCLAGPDPELR
- a CDS encoding LysM peptidoglycan-binding domain-containing protein; this encodes MEVPGNQDFGTSAPLITCGPGCQGGVYTVRPGDTMFFIARRFNVPLEALILCNPQVPNPALIFPGQQLCIPGAPQCSLNCQGGIYTVQPGDTIFTIATKLNVSVDALIGCNPQVPNPNLIFPGQALCTPTGAIPVCGPECQGGIYTVVPGDTMFIIATKLNVPLDQLVACNPQLPNPNLIFPGQKLCIPGVAAPPVPCCLVLRQVVPVPGSNAVGVALVRQLLPPGPTNFAVTVAAHALPSPSDLDNFDAYEAVVVQAGTEFRFRLQPTTETPPTWAGTLANLPPLRVGALVLVRPVNTQTSVPGPAQLSGALANCR